In Paraburkholderia phenazinium, the following are encoded in one genomic region:
- a CDS encoding GGDEF domain-containing protein produces MEASETSTLTHERHRPAHAARKPAFTVRFGWGPAALAGAGLLCLLAGLLVFALQIKAIFSDQLKQEYTGLVLDAIGRAESARDLASARQPLTGDNDAEPQDYRSARIALAARLASVAALVNADPAAAPHIAQRALSPAVDFEETDALLRSESTYWRTRRDLVSADLRSRIARVAKTLMVLSALIFTALVTALGMYAKRTRQLARESHRFEFAALHDALTGLPNRRQLFAMLAQTPPGARGDPLAHTLAVLYIDLDGFKQVNDSLGHRIGDEFLIAVARRFRESVRLVDVVARIGGDEFAVLVRGFSMDTELRTIAERLIACVVETGEQMRVGFVGASIGIASFPHPIEDYRHLLAAADETMYQVKRSGKNGYAFATAVQRAGVS; encoded by the coding sequence ATGGAAGCCAGCGAGACCTCTACGCTCACTCATGAGCGGCATCGGCCCGCACACGCCGCGCGCAAGCCGGCCTTTACGGTGCGCTTCGGCTGGGGACCGGCCGCGCTGGCTGGAGCGGGCTTGCTCTGTCTGCTGGCGGGACTCCTCGTCTTCGCGTTGCAGATCAAGGCGATCTTCTCGGACCAGTTGAAGCAGGAATACACGGGCCTCGTTCTCGACGCGATCGGTCGTGCCGAAAGCGCCCGCGATCTGGCCAGCGCCCGCCAGCCTCTAACCGGAGATAACGACGCCGAGCCGCAGGACTATCGGAGTGCGCGCATCGCGCTCGCGGCCCGTCTTGCATCCGTCGCCGCGCTGGTGAACGCGGATCCCGCAGCAGCACCCCATATCGCTCAGCGCGCGCTGTCGCCCGCGGTCGATTTCGAGGAGACGGATGCGTTGCTGCGCTCGGAGTCGACCTATTGGCGCACGCGGCGCGATCTCGTCAGTGCGGATCTGCGCAGTCGCATCGCGCGTGTCGCGAAAACGCTGATGGTGTTGTCGGCGCTGATCTTCACCGCCCTGGTCACCGCGCTCGGCATGTACGCGAAGCGCACCCGCCAACTGGCGCGCGAGTCGCACCGCTTCGAGTTCGCCGCGTTGCACGATGCGCTGACGGGGCTGCCAAACCGGCGGCAACTGTTTGCCATGCTGGCGCAAACCCCGCCTGGCGCGCGAGGCGATCCGCTGGCTCACACGCTGGCCGTTCTGTATATCGATCTGGACGGCTTCAAACAGGTCAACGATTCGCTCGGTCATCGCATCGGCGATGAATTCCTGATCGCCGTCGCGCGGCGCTTTCGCGAGTCGGTGCGTCTGGTCGATGTGGTGGCGCGCATCGGCGGGGACGAGTTCGCCGTGCTGGTGCGCGGATTTTCCATGGATACCGAACTCCGTACGATAGCGGAGCGTCTGATCGCGTGTGTTGTCGAGACAGGCGAACAGATGCGTGTCGGCTTTGTCGGCGCCAGCATTGGTATCGCCAGCTTTCCGCACCCCATCGAGGACTACCGGCACTTGCTCGCCGCCGCGGACGAGACGATGTACCAGGTCAAGCGAAGCGGCAAGAACGGCTACGCGTTCGCGACGGCGGTTCAGCGAGCGGGCGTGTCTTGA
- a CDS encoding methyltransferase domain-containing protein encodes MSEVQTVLKDAMAEPLSIDLAEQASVDRERATFHDWLTEEGYVFRGIDFALRITSFLDCHDAMMVGCGQQLGYTDDSPQRRPDLRAFGRDLYGSPEFAGRRYVRSSQLLEDASLDTLTVIDTCDHLTEREIADLFAEANRVLKPGGHFIVRVPVGYGRATVSRKREREPARSRAVEQGVADSGRVAKLSREATGARFRFKPFRRLLAESFEIEQSVNQPRPHLPRWFNSRRIVLCRKREAQ; translated from the coding sequence ATGTCGGAAGTGCAAACGGTGCTCAAAGACGCAATGGCGGAACCGCTGTCGATCGATCTGGCCGAGCAGGCCTCCGTGGATCGTGAGCGGGCAACGTTTCATGACTGGTTGACTGAAGAAGGCTACGTCTTTCGGGGAATCGATTTCGCACTCCGGATCACCAGCTTTCTCGACTGTCACGATGCAATGATGGTGGGCTGCGGTCAGCAGCTCGGCTATACGGACGACTCCCCGCAGCGGCGGCCGGACCTGCGCGCCTTCGGTCGCGACCTGTATGGTTCGCCGGAGTTTGCGGGGCGCCGATATGTTCGCTCCAGCCAGTTGCTCGAGGACGCCTCGCTCGATACGTTGACCGTGATCGACACCTGCGATCACCTCACCGAACGGGAGATCGCCGATCTGTTCGCCGAAGCGAACCGGGTGCTGAAGCCGGGTGGGCATTTCATCGTGCGAGTCCCGGTTGGCTATGGGCGCGCGACCGTTTCGCGCAAGCGTGAGCGTGAGCCGGCCCGCAGCCGCGCCGTGGAGCAGGGCGTGGCGGATTCGGGGAGAGTCGCGAAGTTGTCCCGCGAGGCGACGGGCGCGCGCTTCAGATTCAAGCCGTTTCGCCGCTTGCTGGCTGAAAGCTTTGAGATCGAACAATCGGTGAATCAGCCGCGGCCGCATCTGCCCCGCTGGTTCAATTCCCGCCGCATCGTGCTTTGCCGGAAGCGCGAGGCGCAATAA
- the gltX gene encoding glutamate--tRNA ligase translates to MTTSVRTRFAPSPTGFIHLGNIRSALYPWAFARKMKGTFVLRIEDTDVERSTSQSVDAILEGMAWLGLDYDEGPFYQMQRMDRYREVLKQMQEQGLVYPCYMSTEELDALRERQREAGEKPRYDGTWRPEPGKVLPTPPAGVQPVTRFRNPLSGVVAWDDAVKGRIEISNEELDDLVIARPDGTPTYNFCVVVDDLDMQITHVIRGDDHVNNTPRQINILRALGGEPPVYAHLPTVLNEQGEKMSKRHGAMSVTGYRDVGFLPEAVLNYLARLGWSHGDAEIFSREQFVEWFDLEHLGKSPAQYDHDKLTWLNAHYIKEADNARLAELTRPFFAELGIEDATLAQGADLVAVVGLLKDRASTVKEIAENAAMFYRTPAPEADALAQHVTDAVRPAIADLASALKSAEWTRESISAALKATLGAHKLKMPQLAMPVRLLVAGTTHTPSIDAVLMLFGRDVVVSRLEKGLA, encoded by the coding sequence ATGACCACCTCCGTTCGCACCCGTTTCGCACCGAGTCCCACCGGCTTCATCCACCTCGGCAACATCCGTTCTGCGCTGTATCCGTGGGCGTTCGCGCGCAAGATGAAGGGCACCTTCGTGCTGCGGATCGAGGACACCGACGTGGAACGCTCGACCTCGCAATCCGTCGACGCGATTCTCGAAGGCATGGCGTGGCTCGGTCTCGATTACGACGAGGGTCCGTTCTACCAGATGCAGCGCATGGACCGTTATCGCGAAGTGCTCAAGCAGATGCAGGAGCAGGGGCTGGTGTACCCGTGCTACATGTCGACGGAAGAGCTCGACGCACTGCGCGAACGTCAACGCGAAGCGGGCGAAAAGCCGCGCTACGACGGCACGTGGCGCCCGGAACCCGGCAAGGTGCTGCCGACGCCGCCGGCCGGCGTGCAGCCCGTCACGCGCTTTCGCAATCCGCTCTCCGGCGTGGTGGCGTGGGACGATGCCGTGAAGGGCCGTATCGAGATCTCGAACGAAGAGCTGGACGATCTTGTGATCGCGCGTCCGGACGGCACGCCGACCTACAACTTCTGTGTCGTGGTCGACGATCTCGACATGCAGATCACCCACGTGATCCGTGGCGACGACCACGTCAACAACACGCCGCGTCAGATCAACATCCTGCGCGCGCTGGGTGGCGAGCCGCCGGTGTACGCGCACTTGCCGACCGTGCTCAACGAGCAGGGAGAAAAGATGAGCAAGCGTCATGGCGCGATGAGCGTGACCGGCTATCGCGACGTGGGCTTTCTGCCGGAAGCGGTGCTTAACTACCTCGCGCGTCTGGGCTGGTCGCATGGCGACGCGGAAATTTTCTCGCGCGAGCAGTTTGTCGAATGGTTCGACCTCGAGCATCTCGGCAAGTCGCCGGCTCAGTACGATCACGACAAGCTCACGTGGCTCAACGCGCACTACATCAAGGAAGCGGACAACGCGCGCCTGGCCGAACTGACGCGGCCGTTCTTCGCGGAGCTGGGCATCGAAGACGCTACGCTGGCCCAGGGCGCGGACCTCGTCGCCGTGGTGGGGCTGTTGAAGGACCGCGCCTCGACGGTCAAGGAGATCGCGGAGAACGCCGCGATGTTCTACCGCACGCCGGCGCCGGAAGCAGACGCGCTCGCGCAACACGTGACCGATGCGGTGCGCCCGGCCATCGCCGATCTCGCGAGCGCGCTGAAGAGCGCGGAGTGGACCAGGGAAAGCATCTCCGCCGCGTTGAAGGCGACGCTCGGCGCGCACAAGCTGAAGATGCCGCAGCTCGCGATGCCGGTGCGTCTGCTGGTGGCGGGCACGACCCACACGCCGTCGATCGATGCGGTGTTGATGCTGTTCGGCCGCGACGTCGTAGTGAGCCGCCTTGAAAAAGGGCTCGCCTGA
- a CDS encoding patatin-like phospholipase family protein translates to MTQSTSRLSRRAFSLAAASAVLTACTTTGSQPENASRPATSTATTTPPPAVTPPLDKPQRPIRVALALGGGAARGFAHIGVIKALEARNIQIDLVAGTSAGSVVGALYASGMNGFALNKLALNMDEASISDWAMPFRARGFLQGVALQNYLNATLNNRPIEKMVKPLGVVATDLNSGQPILFQRGNTGIAVRASCSVPSIFEPVKIGGHEYVDGGLVSPVPASFARKMGADFVIAVDISQRPEAGVTSSSFDVLLQTFTIMGQTIKAYELDKYADIVIRPNLAAMSGSDFSQRNAAILAGEEAAARIMPELQRKLAASRVAV, encoded by the coding sequence TTGACACAGTCCACCTCACGTCTGAGCCGCCGCGCCTTCTCGCTGGCTGCGGCGTCCGCTGTTCTCACCGCCTGCACGACCACCGGCAGCCAGCCGGAGAACGCCTCGCGGCCCGCCACCAGCACCGCGACCACCACGCCGCCACCTGCCGTCACGCCGCCGCTCGACAAGCCGCAGCGCCCCATTCGCGTCGCCCTCGCACTGGGCGGCGGCGCCGCGCGCGGCTTCGCGCATATCGGCGTGATCAAGGCGCTCGAGGCGCGCAACATCCAGATCGACCTGGTCGCCGGCACCAGCGCGGGCTCCGTCGTCGGTGCACTGTATGCCTCGGGCATGAACGGTTTCGCGCTCAACAAGCTTGCGCTGAACATGGACGAAGCATCGATCAGCGACTGGGCCATGCCGTTTCGCGCGCGCGGTTTCCTGCAGGGCGTCGCGCTGCAGAACTACCTGAATGCGACGCTGAACAATCGTCCGATCGAAAAGATGGTCAAGCCGCTAGGCGTGGTGGCCACCGATCTGAACAGCGGCCAGCCGATCCTGTTCCAGCGCGGCAACACGGGGATCGCCGTGCGCGCGTCGTGCAGCGTGCCGTCGATTTTCGAGCCGGTGAAAATTGGCGGTCACGAGTATGTGGACGGCGGCCTGGTGAGTCCGGTGCCGGCCTCGTTCGCGCGCAAGATGGGCGCGGATTTCGTGATTGCGGTCGACATCTCGCAGCGCCCGGAAGCGGGTGTCACGTCGAGCTCGTTCGACGTGCTGCTGCAGACCTTCACGATCATGGGCCAGACCATCAAGGCCTACGAACTGGACAAGTACGCGGATATCGTGATCCGCCCGAATCTGGCGGCCATGAGCGGCAGCGACTTCTCCCAGCGCAACGCGGCGATCCTTGCCGGCGAGGAAGCGGCGGCCAGGATCATGCCGGAGTTGCAACGCAAGCTGGCGGCGAGCCGCGTCGCGGTGTAA
- a CDS encoding C40 family peptidase: MQHRNLTQACTRVVAGMFIGVLMAAAPGAFADEVSSLNQNASFSTQDGSNPLSAPTSQTPSTAADNGSSARSFLSGMAGKAGDVVVGALNMIGVRYRWGGNTPDSGLDCSGFVRYVFQDTLGMALPRRAEEMSRVGEKVSMSNLKPGDLVFFNTMRRTFSHVGIYIGDNKFVHSPSTGSTIRVDDLDDGYWEKRFTGARRVETSYQGSEDLKQRVNAAIGGGNN, encoded by the coding sequence ATGCAGCACCGAAACTTAACCCAGGCTTGCACGCGCGTCGTCGCCGGGATGTTCATTGGCGTACTGATGGCAGCAGCTCCCGGCGCGTTCGCCGACGAAGTAAGCAGTTTGAATCAGAATGCTTCATTTTCGACCCAGGACGGGTCGAATCCCCTGTCCGCTCCCACTTCGCAAACACCCAGTACTGCAGCCGATAACGGCAGCAGCGCCCGGTCGTTTTTGTCCGGCATGGCCGGCAAAGCGGGCGACGTGGTGGTCGGCGCGCTCAATATGATCGGCGTGCGTTACCGCTGGGGCGGCAATACGCCGGACTCGGGCCTCGATTGCAGCGGTTTCGTCCGTTACGTGTTCCAGGACACGCTGGGCATGGCCCTGCCGCGCCGCGCTGAGGAAATGAGCCGGGTCGGCGAAAAGGTCAGCATGAGCAACCTGAAGCCGGGCGATCTGGTCTTTTTCAATACCATGCGCCGTACGTTCTCGCACGTTGGCATCTATATCGGCGACAACAAGTTTGTGCACTCGCCTTCTACCGGCAGCACGATCCGCGTCGACGATCTGGACGACGGCTACTGGGAAAAGCGCTTCACGGGTGCACGCCGGGTCGAAACGTCGTATCAGGGTTCGGAAGATCTGAAGCAGCGCGTCAATGCTGCGATCGGTGGCGGTAACAACTAA
- a CDS encoding ABC transporter ATP-binding protein, which translates to MSEPMQHTPAGPLLELDRLRVTFGETVAVQDVTLAIQRGERVALVGESGSGKSVTALSILRLLSDADVSGTIRFNGEDLLAKSEREMRGLRGSAIAMIFQEPMSALNPLYTVGEQIAETIVVHDGVPAKEARKRAVALLARTGIAEPGKRVNSYPHQLSGGQRQRAMIAMALACRPRLLLADEPTTALDVTIRAQIVELLLELQRDEAEKRGMAVLLITHDLNLVRHFAQRVAVMERGVLVESGPVEQVFASPQHPYTQRLLQSRPERAVVPVLPISPVLLEARDVSVEFKTKLPGFAGWFRSGRFRAVADASVSVRQGETLGIVGESGSGKSTLAMALLGLQGTAHGEIEFQGRALASYRGREQTVLRSNMQVVFQDPFSSLSPRQTIERIVGEGLALHRPQLDAAARRDKVIAVLREVGLDRTVLYRYPHEFSGGQRQRIAIARALVLEPRILILDEPTSALDVSIQQQVLKLLAGLQHKYNLGFVFISHDLAVIGAMAHRVAVMQNGSIVETGEVEKIFATPAHPYTRKLLKAALVD; encoded by the coding sequence ATGAGCGAGCCGATGCAACACACGCCGGCAGGACCGCTGCTGGAACTCGATCGTCTGCGCGTCACGTTCGGCGAGACCGTCGCGGTGCAAGACGTCACGCTCGCGATTCAACGCGGCGAGCGCGTGGCGCTGGTGGGCGAATCGGGTTCGGGCAAGAGCGTGACCGCGTTATCGATCCTGCGCCTGTTAAGCGATGCCGACGTGAGCGGCACGATCCGCTTCAACGGCGAGGACCTGCTGGCGAAGAGCGAGCGCGAGATGCGCGGCCTGCGCGGCTCGGCCATCGCGATGATCTTCCAGGAGCCGATGTCGGCGCTCAACCCGCTCTACACAGTGGGCGAGCAGATTGCCGAAACGATCGTCGTGCATGATGGCGTGCCCGCCAAGGAAGCGCGCAAGCGTGCCGTTGCGCTGCTTGCGCGCACGGGCATCGCGGAGCCGGGCAAACGCGTCAATAGCTATCCGCATCAGCTCTCCGGCGGTCAACGGCAGCGCGCGATGATCGCCATGGCGCTGGCCTGCCGGCCGCGTCTGTTGCTCGCCGACGAACCGACCACCGCGCTCGACGTGACGATCCGCGCGCAGATCGTCGAGCTGCTGCTCGAACTGCAACGCGACGAAGCGGAAAAGCGCGGTATGGCCGTGCTGCTGATTACGCATGACCTGAATCTCGTGCGTCACTTTGCGCAGCGCGTGGCGGTGATGGAGCGCGGCGTGCTGGTCGAAAGCGGACCCGTCGAGCAGGTCTTCGCATCGCCGCAGCATCCCTACACGCAACGTCTGCTGCAAAGCCGGCCTGAGCGCGCCGTGGTGCCAGTGCTGCCGATCTCACCGGTGCTGCTCGAAGCGCGCGACGTCTCGGTCGAATTCAAAACGAAATTGCCGGGTTTCGCCGGCTGGTTCCGCTCGGGACGGTTTCGCGCCGTCGCCGATGCGAGCGTGTCGGTGCGGCAAGGGGAGACGCTTGGCATCGTCGGCGAATCGGGCTCGGGTAAATCGACGCTCGCCATGGCGCTGCTCGGCCTGCAGGGCACCGCGCACGGCGAGATCGAATTTCAGGGCAGGGCGCTCGCGAGCTATCGCGGCCGCGAACAGACCGTGCTGCGCTCGAATATGCAGGTGGTCTTCCAGGATCCGTTCAGCTCGCTGTCTCCGCGCCAGACCATCGAGCGGATCGTCGGCGAGGGACTCGCGCTGCATCGTCCGCAACTCGATGCCGCAGCCCGGCGCGACAAGGTGATTGCCGTGCTGCGCGAGGTGGGACTCGACCGCACGGTGCTGTACCGCTATCCGCACGAATTTTCCGGCGGGCAGCGGCAGCGGATCGCGATTGCCCGGGCTCTGGTGCTCGAACCGCGGATCCTGATTCTCGACGAGCCGACCAGCGCACTCGACGTGTCGATCCAGCAGCAAGTGCTCAAACTGCTGGCCGGGTTGCAACATAAGTACAACCTCGGCTTCGTCTTCATCAGTCACGACCTGGCCGTGATCGGCGCGATGGCGCACCGGGTGGCGGTCATGCAGAACGGTTCGATCGTGGAAACCGGCGAGGTGGAGAAGATTTTTGCGACGCCGGCCCATCCTTACACTCGAAAGCTTCTGAAAGCCGCGCTCGTGGACTGA
- a CDS encoding ABC transporter permease, whose protein sequence is MSRARTRADLTPSTEPVRAFVSPSPARRVWQRFRKQRLGYWSLIVFIVAFAASVAAPLWSNDKPVVVRYDGQLYFPLFKTYAETTFGGDFPTPADYLDPYVRDRFSKPGNFALYPPNPYYYDTLNYFSKVPNPAPPSRDNWLGTDDRGRDLFARLVYGFRVSVEFALVLTLIGTVLGIFAGAVQGFFGGRTDIIGQRLIEIWSAMPELYLLIIFASIFEPGFILLIVLLSLFGWIGLSDYVRAEFLRNRTQDYVRAARAMGLSNWQIMWRHVLPNSLTPVITFLPFRMSGAILALTSLDFLGLGVPSPTPSLGELLSQGKDNLDAWWISLFTFGVLVSLLLLLTFMGDALRNALDTRISDAMRAGGNQ, encoded by the coding sequence TTGAGTCGAGCCCGCACCCGAGCCGATCTGACGCCGAGCACCGAGCCCGTCCGCGCGTTTGTGTCGCCGTCGCCAGCCCGCCGCGTCTGGCAGCGCTTTCGCAAGCAACGCCTCGGCTACTGGAGTCTGATCGTCTTTATCGTCGCGTTTGCTGCGAGCGTGGCTGCGCCGCTCTGGTCGAACGACAAGCCGGTGGTGGTCCGCTACGACGGGCAACTGTATTTCCCGCTGTTCAAGACGTATGCGGAGACGACCTTCGGCGGCGATTTTCCAACGCCGGCCGATTACCTCGACCCCTACGTGCGCGACCGTTTCAGCAAGCCGGGCAATTTCGCGCTCTATCCGCCGAATCCGTACTACTACGACACGCTCAACTACTTCTCGAAAGTGCCCAATCCCGCACCGCCTTCGCGCGACAACTGGCTCGGCACCGATGACCGCGGCCGCGATCTGTTTGCGCGGCTGGTCTACGGCTTTCGCGTGTCGGTTGAGTTTGCCCTGGTGTTGACGCTGATCGGCACGGTGCTCGGCATCTTCGCGGGTGCGGTGCAGGGCTTCTTCGGCGGCAGGACCGACATCATCGGCCAGAGGCTGATCGAAATCTGGAGTGCAATGCCGGAGCTGTATCTGCTGATCATCTTCGCCTCGATCTTCGAACCGGGTTTCATTCTTTTGATTGTGCTGCTCTCGCTGTTCGGCTGGATCGGCCTGTCCGATTATGTGCGCGCGGAGTTCCTGCGCAATCGTACGCAGGACTACGTACGTGCGGCGCGGGCCATGGGGCTGTCGAACTGGCAGATCATGTGGCGCCATGTCCTGCCGAACAGTCTGACACCGGTCATCACGTTTCTGCCGTTTCGCATGAGCGGGGCGATCCTGGCGCTGACGAGCCTCGACTTCCTCGGCCTGGGGGTGCCGTCGCCGACGCCGAGCCTCGGCGAGCTGCTCTCGCAGGGCAAGGACAATCTCGACGCCTGGTGGATCTCGCTCTTCACGTTCGGCGTGCTGGTCTCCTTGCTGTTGCTGCTGACCTTCATGGGCGATGCGCTGCGTAACGCGCTCGACACCCGCATCTCCGATGCCATGCGCGCCGGAGGCAATCAATGA
- a CDS encoding microcin C ABC transporter permease YejB, producing MWSYILKRLLLMIPTVLGVLTLTFAVIQFVPGGPVEQAAHELRRGSEGGVPFGLRAHSGVDAQQIAQLKVLYGFDKPPLVRYGLMLKRFATFDLGQSYFRHQSVWSLVLSKLPVSISIGLWTFFLTYLISVPLGIAKAIRNGSHFDLVTSLIVLIGYAIPGFVLGVLLLVLFGGGSFLQLFPLRGLTSDNWAQLSFGAKVLDYLWHITLPIVASVVGSFAVITMLTKNAFLDEIRKQYVLTARAKGLSERRVLWKHVFRNASLPLVVGFPGAFIGAFFTGSLLIETLFSLDGLGLLSYQSVMQRDYPVVLGTLYLFTLIGLATKLISDLCYVWVDPRIQFEQLER from the coding sequence ATGTGGAGCTACATCCTCAAACGCCTGCTGTTGATGATCCCGACTGTGCTCGGCGTATTGACGCTGACCTTTGCGGTGATCCAGTTCGTGCCCGGCGGCCCGGTCGAGCAGGCGGCGCATGAATTGCGCCGAGGCTCCGAAGGCGGTGTGCCGTTCGGGCTGCGCGCGCATAGCGGTGTCGACGCGCAGCAGATTGCGCAGCTCAAGGTGCTGTATGGCTTCGACAAGCCGCCGCTGGTGCGCTACGGGCTGATGCTCAAGCGCTTTGCGACCTTCGACCTGGGGCAGAGCTATTTCCGTCACCAGAGCGTCTGGTCGCTGGTGTTATCCAAATTGCCGGTGTCGATCAGTATCGGCCTGTGGACCTTCTTCCTGACGTATCTGATATCGGTGCCGCTCGGCATCGCCAAGGCGATACGCAACGGCTCGCACTTCGATCTCGTCACCAGTCTGATCGTGCTGATCGGCTATGCCATTCCGGGCTTCGTGCTCGGGGTGCTGCTGCTTGTGCTGTTCGGCGGCGGCTCGTTCCTGCAACTGTTTCCGCTGCGCGGCCTCACTTCGGATAACTGGGCCCAGCTAAGTTTCGGCGCCAAGGTCCTCGATTACCTGTGGCACATCACCTTGCCGATCGTGGCGTCGGTGGTGGGCAGTTTCGCGGTCATCACGATGCTGACGAAGAACGCCTTCCTCGATGAGATCCGCAAGCAATATGTGCTGACTGCGCGGGCCAAGGGACTCTCCGAGCGGCGCGTGCTCTGGAAGCATGTGTTTCGCAATGCTTCGCTGCCGCTGGTCGTCGGTTTTCCGGGCGCGTTCATTGGCGCGTTTTTTACGGGCAGTCTGCTGATCGAAACACTGTTCTCGCTCGACGGCCTCGGCTTGCTCTCGTATCAGTCCGTCATGCAGCGCGATTACCCGGTAGTGCTCGGCACGCTATATCTGTTCACGCTGATCGGCCTCGCCACCAAGCTGATCTCCGACCTGTGCTACGTCTGGGTCGATCCCCGCATTCAATTCGAACAACTGGAGCGCTGA
- a CDS encoding extracellular solute-binding protein yields MTTGSRRVQALQAGWRIMMERISRVRSPGVPGSLAATLLVFFGAGVGLLATQSANASYAIAQYGEPKYPPGFKHFDYVNPDAPKGGTLVLANPNRQTSFDKFNPFTLRGNAAPGMDFLFESLATGSSDEVATEYGLLADDIRIAPDGLSTTFHINPLAHFSNGDPVTAGDVKFSFDTLKSPQAAPAYASYFADITRAVVVDAQTIRFEFRQRNRELPLLAGGIPVFSHKWGVKPDGTRIPFDQLTFEPPIGSGPYLIDSYSNGRTITYRRNPNYWGAALPVRVGMNNFDRITYKLYSDDTARREAFKAGEYDAMTEMVARNWVRRDVGKPFDNGELIKREFPQHNGNGMQGFVLNLRRPMFQDVRVRKALDLALDFQWLDRQLFYNQYTRIDSYFVNTQWQATGMPSAGELALLNPWRQQLDPAVFGPLPKQPDTDPPNSLRANLLQARALLAEAGWVYRDGALRNAKGEKFEFEMLDDSSGAAVWPPVMATYQRNLAKLGITLNYRTTDFAVYQKRLDAFEFDATIIKVPDSQVPGTDVLEQFGSKSADISGSGNLGGIRSPAVDAILHALVGAQTLEQLTDATHALDRVLMHGYYVVPQWYSSVWRVAFKRGMAWPKTLPLYYDPGDWIPSSWWFTPQAGKS; encoded by the coding sequence ATGACAACTGGCTCGCGACGGGTTCAAGCGCTTCAGGCAGGCTGGCGCATCATGATGGAAAGGATCTCGCGAGTCCGTTCGCCGGGTGTGCCGGGTTCGCTGGCGGCAACGCTGCTTGTCTTCTTCGGGGCCGGCGTGGGCTTGCTGGCGACGCAATCCGCCAATGCCAGCTATGCCATTGCACAGTACGGCGAACCGAAGTATCCCCCAGGTTTCAAGCACTTCGATTACGTCAATCCGGATGCACCGAAGGGCGGTACGCTGGTGCTGGCCAATCCAAACCGGCAAACGAGCTTCGACAAATTCAATCCGTTCACGCTGCGCGGCAACGCGGCGCCGGGTATGGACTTTCTGTTCGAGAGTCTCGCAACCGGGAGTTCCGACGAAGTCGCCACCGAGTACGGCCTGTTGGCCGACGACATCCGCATCGCGCCGGATGGCCTCTCGACCACCTTTCATATCAATCCGCTCGCGCATTTTTCGAACGGCGATCCGGTGACCGCCGGCGACGTCAAGTTCTCCTTCGACACGCTCAAGAGTCCGCAGGCCGCGCCGGCCTACGCCTCGTATTTCGCCGATATCACGCGCGCCGTGGTGGTCGACGCGCAGACCATCCGCTTCGAGTTTCGTCAACGCAACCGCGAGTTGCCGTTGCTGGCGGGTGGCATTCCCGTGTTCTCGCACAAGTGGGGTGTGAAGCCCGATGGCACGCGTATTCCGTTCGATCAACTCACGTTCGAACCGCCGATCGGCAGCGGCCCCTATCTGATCGACAGCTATAGCAACGGCCGCACGATCACTTACCGGCGCAATCCGAATTACTGGGGCGCGGCGTTGCCGGTGCGGGTCGGCATGAACAACTTCGATCGCATTACCTACAAGCTGTACTCCGACGACACCGCGCGTCGCGAGGCCTTCAAGGCGGGGGAGTACGACGCCATGACGGAAATGGTCGCGCGCAACTGGGTACGGCGCGACGTCGGCAAGCCGTTCGACAATGGCGAGCTGATCAAGCGCGAGTTTCCGCAGCACAATGGCAACGGCATGCAGGGTTTCGTGCTGAACCTGCGCCGGCCGATGTTCCAGGATGTGCGCGTGCGCAAGGCGCTCGATCTCGCGCTGGACTTCCAGTGGCTCGACCGGCAACTGTTTTACAACCAGTACACGCGGATCGACAGTTATTTCGTGAATACCCAGTGGCAGGCCACCGGCATGCCCAGCGCGGGCGAGCTGGCCTTGTTGAACCCGTGGCGCCAACAGCTTGACCCGGCGGTGTTCGGTCCGCTGCCGAAACAGCCCGACACCGATCCCCCCAACTCGCTGCGCGCGAACCTGCTGCAAGCGCGGGCGCTGCTCGCCGAGGCCGGCTGGGTGTATCGCGACGGCGCGCTGCGCAATGCGAAGGGAGAGAAGTTCGAGTTCGAAATGCTGGACGACTCTTCGGGTGCCGCGGTGTGGCCGCCCGTGATGGCAACCTACCAGCGCAATCTCGCGAAGCTCGGGATTACCTTGAACTACCGCACCACGGATTTCGCGGTGTATCAGAAGCGCCTCGATGCATTTGAGTTCGACGCAACGATCATCAAGGTGCCCGATTCACAGGTGCCTGGCACCGACGTGCTGGAACAGTTCGGCAGCAAGTCAGCGGATATCTCCGGCTCAGGCAATCTGGGGGGAATCAGGTCGCCGGCCGTCGACGCCATTTTGCACGCGCTGGTTGGCGCACAAACGCTCGAGCAACTGACCGATGCGACCCACGCGCTCGACCGTGTGCTGATGCATGGCTATTATGTGGTCCCGCAATGGTATAGCTCGGTGTGGCGGGTGGCGTTCAAGCGCGGCATGGCCTGGCCCAAGACCTTGCCGCTGTACTATGACCCGGGTGACTGGATCCCGTCGAGCTGGTGGTTCACGCCGCAGGCGGGGAAGTCCTGA